The genomic segment CACAAAGCGGTTCATGGTTTTTAGAGAGGAGGAAGATATGAACATGTCTTACACAGAAGACATTGGTGATCTCTGCATATTCCTCGGCAATAACGAGCCTTTTTGTGTCACGGCCAGCTCATTCCCTGGCCTAAAACCTAATTCCATCTATTTCCTCGGTGAAGGGTATGGTGAAGGCTACGGTGTTTACGATATCGCCACTATAACCCCACGTTCCTTCACACCCAAGTCTACACCAGGTTTCTGCTCGGGACAAATTGTCCTCCCTTATTGGATCCCTCCAGTCCAGTGTCTCTCTAGCTAGTTACATGCATGCCCTTCACTAGTTATGTATGCCTAgattatgttgtgtatacaagGATGAGATTAATCAAACTAATCATTCGattgttaaacaaaatatatgttatctTAAAATATTACATGGAAAAGAAAATTGTGGTTTTCCATTTTTTGAACAGATCACTCATCATGGAGACTTTGATAGAGCTCTGTTTTTAATCGTAAATTgtctaattgttttttaaaaagactaaAGATGTGTTCATCTGTTTCTCTGTTGTAAAATTGTCTAGTTGTTTATATTAATGTGAAGTAAAGTCGTGAAAGCAAGGGACCTTGTGTTAATATACAAAGATAACACAAGTTGAGTGTACTCGAAAGCAATCGTGTATGATCGTGTGTTCATCTTCCTCTACCATAAATTCAATTATGATTAGTTTGTATGGAGCTAAACTCTATAAGTTTAGTGTGCTAATCCTGATTAAAGCGGTGATACTAGTATCATTCGATTGCTTTTACGTAGGTAACAAATCTATATATGGTTACCTACTTATCCCTGAAATGACGAGAGTACCCCTGATATATCTTGGTAGATGCCGACGCGTTCATGTCCTTTATCGTAAATTTAAACcttaaaaggtaaaaaaaaaaaatcatgaatgaTTGGAATCATAAcgatttctcaatttcattCTCTTCTCTGTCTCAATGCCCAAATCGGGTTGTGTTATTGGAGAAATCGGAGCTTCGACTCATGCATTATAAGAGCTTTATCTTGCACAATTTCGAAATCAGCGTCCTCGTTTTCGAATTCGCTGAATCGTTGAACGGTTTTGTGATTAAGGAGGAGTGGGAATTGGATTGTTGAACGGTTTTTGTGAttaaggaggaggaggatcggAGATGGCGGCGGGTGCAATGGTGACGGCAACAGGAGCAGTTGTGATTCTATACTTACTGAGCCGTCGGATCGTGTGGGCGAGAAACGGGGAAGATGATCCAGGAGGTGAATTGGGTAAATCAGGTAGATCCGGAAGGAGGAGGATTGTTAGGAGACCGGCTCAAGCGCCGGCGACTTGGCTTGAGACTATTTCAACTTTATCAGAGACGTTACGTTTTACGTATTCAGAGACTCTGGGCAAATGGCCTATCGCTGATCTCGCTTTTGGTATTAACTATTTGATGCGTAGACAGGTTTGAGCTTTTtaatctcattcttcttctgggtttgattttttttcagttgtATCTCTGAATTGGATGCATAAATTAGCGACCTTGATATGATCttttgtggtatatatatatgttcttttaaagagttgtctttttattatatttattaatgtcCTCACTGttctttcatctttgtttggatttttgtctTCCGTTGTGTTCATTTTAGTGCCAGGATGGTGTTGGTTGATAATTCTGCATGTGGACAAAATTTATAGACTTGTAATCTAATATGACTTAGTGTGTAGTGATGCGTCACTATCTGTATCCTTCAACTGTAGTTTTGCTGTTGTTATTAGTTTAGATTCATTGGCCCattttatgtgttatgtgtTAGTGACATTGTatgtttgcatttttttttttttccagggaAACTTCTCAACTGCTAGTGTTTATGCTGGAAGTAATTGTATAGAGTTAAAAGGACCACATATTATCATGGAGTTGACAGAGCTACTGAGATTTTTGACCCTCTGTATGCTTTTCTCCAAGAAGCCATTTCCCGTGTTTCTGGAGACTGCCGGTTATACTCATGAAGATGTCCTTCTTCAGAAGCCTAAAGCAGGGGTANNNNNNNNNNNNNNNNNNNNNNNNNNNNNNNNNNNNNNNNNNNNNNNNNNNNNNNNNNNNNNNNNNNNNNNNNNNNNNNNNNNNNNNNNNNNNNNNNNNNNNNNNNNNNNNNNNNNNNNNNNNNNNNNNNNNNNNNNNNNNNNNNNNNNNNNNNNNNNNNNNNNNNNNNNNNNNNNNNNNNNNNNNNNNNNNNNNNNNNNNNNNNNNNNNNNNNNNNNNNNNNNNNNNNNNNNNNNNNNNNNNNNNNNNNNNNNNNNNNNNNNNNNNNNNNNNNNNNNNNNNNNNNNNNNNNNNNNNNNNNNNNNNNNNNNNNNNNNNNNNNNNNNNNNNNNNNNNNNNNNNNNNNNNNNNNNNNNNNNNNNNNNNNNNNNNNNNNNNNNNNNNNNNNNNNNNNNNNNNNNNNNNNNNNNNNNNNNNNNNNNNNNNNNNNNNNNNNNNNNNNNNNNNNNNNNNNNNNNNNNNNNNNNNNNNNNNNNNNNNNNNNNNNNNNNNNNNNNNNNNNNNNNNNNNNNNNNNNNNNNNNNNNNNNNNNNNNNNNNNNNNNNNNNNNNNNNNNNNNNNNNNNNNNNNNNNNNNNNNNNNNNNNNNNNNNNNNNNNNNNNNNNNNNNNNNNNNNNNNNNNNNNNNNNNNNNNNNNNNNNNNNNNNNNNNNNNNNNNNNNNNNNNNNNNNNNNNNNNNNNNNNNNNNNNNNNNNNNNNNNNNNNNNNNNNNNNNNNNNNNNNNNNNNNNNNNNNNNNNNNNNNNNNNNNNNNNNNNNNNNNNNNNNNNNNNNNNNNNNNNNNNNNNNNNNNNNNNNNNNNNNNNNNNNNNNNNNNNNNNNNNNNNNNNNNNNNNNNNNNNNNNNNNNNNNNNNNNNNNNNNNNNNNNNNNNNNNNNNNNNNNNNNNNNNNNNNNNNNNNNNNNNNNNNNNNNNNNNNNNNNNNNNNNNNNNNNNNNNNNNNNNNNNNNNNNNNNNNNNNNNNNNNNNNNNNNNNNNNNNNNNNNNNNNNNNNNNNNNNNNNNNNNNNNNNNNNNNNNNNNNNNNNNNNNNNNNNNNNNNNNNNNNNNNNNNNNNNNNNNNNNNNNNNNNNNNNNNNNNNNNNNNNNNNNNNNNNNNNNNNNNNNNNNNNNNNNNNNNNNNNNNNNNNNNNNNNNNNNNNNNNNNNNNNNNNNNNNNNNNNNNNNNNNNNNNNNNNNNNNNNNNNNNNNNNNNNNNNNNNNNNNNNNNNNNNNNNNNNNNNNNNNNNNNNNNNNNNNNNNNNNNNNNNNNNNNNNNNNNNNNNNNNNNNNNNNNNNNNNNNNNNNNNNNNNNNNNNNNNNNNNNNNNNNNNNNNNNNNNNNNNNNNNNNNNNNNNNNNNNNNNNNNNNNNNNNNNNNNNNNNNNNNNNNNNNNNNNNNNNNNNNNNNNNNNNNNNNNNNNNNNNNNNNNNNNNNNNNNNNNNNNNNNNNNNNNNNNNNNNNNNNNNNNNNNNNNNNNNNNNNNNNNNNNNNNNNNNNNNNNNNNNNNNNNNNNNNNNNNNNNNNNNNNNNNNNNNNNNNNNNNNNNNNNNNNNNNNNNNNNNNNNNNNNNNNNNNNNNNNNNNNNNNNNNNNNNNNNNNNNNNNNNNNNNNNNNNNNNNNNNNNNNNNNNNNNNNNNNNNNNNNNNNNNNNNNNNNNNNNNNNNNNNNNNNNNNNNNNNNNNNNNNNNNNNNNNNNNNNNNNNNNNNNNNNNNNNNNNNNNNNNNNNNNNNNNNNNNNNNNNNNNNNNNNNNNNNNNNNNNNNNNNNNNNNNNNNNNNNNNNNNNNNNNNNNNNNNNNNNNNNNNNNNNNNNNNNNNNNNNNNNNNNNNNNNNNNNNNNNNNNNNNNNNNNNNNNNNNNNNNNNNNNNNNNNNNNNNNNNNNNNNNNNNNNNNNNNNNNNNNNNNNNNNNNNNNNNNNNNNNNNNNNNNNNNNNNNNNNNNNNNNNNNNNNNNNNNNNNNNNNNNNNNNNNNNNNNNNNNNNNNNNNNNNNNNNNNNNNNNNNNNNNNNNNNNNNNNNNNNNNNNNNNNNNNNNNNNNNNNNNNNNNNNNNNNNNNNNNNNNNNNNNNNNNNNNNNNNNNNNNNNNNNNNNNNNNNNNNNNNNNNNNNNNNNNNNNNNNNNNNNNNNNNNNNNNNNNNNNNNNNNNNNNNNNNNNNNNNNNNNNNNNNNNNNNNNNNNNNNNNNNNNNNNNNNNNNNNNNNNNNNNNNNNNNNNNNNNNNNNNNNNNNNNNNNNNNNNNNNNNNNNNNNNNNNNNNNNNNNNNNNNNNNNNNNNNNNNNNNNNNNNNNNNNNNNNNNNNNNNNNNNNNNNNNNNNNNNNNNNNNNNNNNNNNNNNNNNNNNNNNNNNNNNNNNNNNNNNNNNNNNNNNNNNNNNNNNNNNNNNNNNNNNNNNNNNNNNNNNNNNNNNNNNNNNNNNNNNNNNNNNNNNNNNNNNNNNNNNNNNNNNNNNNNNNNNNNNNNNNNNNNNNNNNNNNNNNNNNNNNNNNNNNNNNNNNNNNNNNNNNNNNNNNNNNNNNNNNNNNNNNNNNNNNNNNNNNNNNNNNNNNNNNNNNNNNNNNNNNNNNNNNNNNNNNNNNNNNNNNNNNNNNNNNNNNNNNNNNNNNNNNNNNNNNNNNNNNNNNNNNNNNNNNNNNNNNNNNNNNNNNNNNNNNNNNNNNNNNNNNNNNNNNNNNNNNNNNNNNNNNNNNNNNNNNNNNNNNNNNNNNNNNNNNNNNNNNNNNNNNNNNNNNNNNNNNNNNNNNNNNNNNNNNNNNNNNNNNNNNNNNNNNNNNNNNNNNNNNNNNNNNNNNNNNNNNNNNNNNNNNNNNNNNNNNNNNNNNNNNNNNNNNNNNNNNNNNNNNNNNNNNNNNNNNNNNNNNNNNNNNNNNNNNNNNNNNNNNNNNNNNNNNNNNNNNNNNNNNNNNNNNNNNNNNNNNNNNNNNNNNNNNNNNNNNNNNNNNNNNNNNNNNNNNNNNNNNNNNNNNNNNNNNNNNNNNNNNNNNNNNNNNNNNNNNNNNNNNNNNNNNNNNNNNNNNNNNNNNNNNNNNNNNNNNNNNNNNNNNNNNNNNNNNNNNNNNNNNNNNNNNNNNNNNNNNNNNNNNNNNNNNNNNNNNNNNNNNNNNNNNNNNNNNNNNNNNNNNNNNNNNNNNNNNNNNNNNNNNNNNNNNNNNNNNNNNNNNNNNNNNNNNNNNNNNNNNNNNNNNNNNNNNNNNNNNNNNNNNNNNNNNNNNNNNNNNNNNNNNNNNNNNNNNNNNNNNNNNNNNNNNNNNNNNNNNNNNNNNNNNNNNNNNNNNNNNNNNNNNNNNNNNNNNNNNNNNNNNNNNNNNNNNNNNNNNNNNNNNNNNNNNNNNNNNNNNNNNNNNNNNNNNNNNNNNNNNNNNNNNNNNNNNNNNNNNNNNNNNNNNNNNNNNNNNNNNNNNNNNNNNNNNNNNNNNNNNNNNNNNNNNNNNNNNNNNNNNNNNNNNNNNNNNNNNNNNNNNNNNNNNNNNNNNNNNNNNNNNNNNNNNNNNNNNNNNNNNNNNNNNNNNNNNNNNNNNNNNNNNNNNNNNNNNNNNNNNNNNNNNNNNNNNNNNNNNNNNNNNNNNNNNNNNNNNNNNNNNNNNNNNNNNNNNNNNNNNNNNNNNNNNNNNNNNNNNNNNNNNNNNNNNNNNNNNNNNNNNNNNNNNNNNNNNNNNNNNNNNNNNNNNNNNNNNNNNNNNNNNNNNNNNNNNNNNNNNNNNNNNNNNNNNNNNNNNNNNNNNNNNNNNNNNNNNNNNNNNNNNNNNNNNNNNNNNNNNNNNNNNNNNNNNNNNNNNNNNNNNNNNNNNNNNNNNNNNNNNNNNNNNNNNNNNNNNNNNNNNNNNNNNNNNNNNNNNNNNNNNNNNNNNNNNNNNNNNNNNNNNNNNNNNNNNNNNNNNNNNNNNNNNNNNNNNNNNNNNNNNNNNNNNNNNNNNNNNNNNNNNNNNNNNNNNNNNNNNNNNNNNNNNNNNNNNNNNNNNNNNNNNNNNNNNNNNNNNNNNNNNNNNNNNNNNNNNNNNNNNNNNNNNNNNNNNNNNNNNNNNNNNNNNNNNNNNNNNNNNNNNNNNNNNNNNNNNNNNNNNNNNNNNNNNNNNNNNNNNNNNNNNNNNNNNNNNNNNNNNNNNNNNNNNNNNNNNNNNNNNNNNNNNNNNNNNNNNNNNNNNNNNNNNNNNNNNNNNNNNNNNNNNNNNNNNNNNNNNNNNNNNNNNNNNNNNNNNNNNNNNNNNNNNNNNNNNNNNNNNNNNNNNNNNNNNNNNNNNNNNNNNNNNNNNNNNNNNNNNNNNNNNNNNNNNNNNNNNNNNNNNNNNNNNNNNNNNNNNNNNNNNNNNNNNNNNNNNNNNNNNNNNNNNNNNNNNNNNNNNNNNNNNNNNNNNNNNNNNNNNNNNNNNNNNNNNNNNNNNNNNNNNNNNNNNNNNNNNNNNNNNNNNNNNNNNNNNNNNNNNNNNNNNNNNNNNNNNNNNNNNNNNNNNNNNNNNNNNNNNNNNNNNNNNNNNNNNNNNNNNNNNNNNNNNNNNNNNNNNNNNNNNNNNNNNNNNNNNNNNNNNNNNNNNNNNNNNNNNNNNNNNNNNNNNNNNNNNNNNNNNNNNNNNNNNNNNNNNNNNNNNNNNNNNNNNNNNNNNNNNNNNNNNNNNNNNNNNNNNNNNNNNNNNNNNNNNNNNNNNNNNNNNNNNNNNNNNNNNNNNNNNNNNNNNNNNNNNNNNNNNNNNNNNNNNNNNNNNNNNNNNNNNNNNNNNNNNNNNNNNNNNNNNNNNNNNNNNNNNNNNNNNNNTTCTATACTTACTGAGCCGTCGGATCGTGTGGGCGAGAAACGGGGAAGATGATCCAGGAGGTGAATTGGGTAAATCAGGTAGATCCGGAAGGAGGAGGATTGTTAGGAGACCGGCTCAAGCGCCGGCGACTTGGCTTGAGACTATTTCAACTTTATCAGAGACGTTACGTTTTACGTATTCAGAGACTCTGGGCAAATGGCCTATCGCTGATCTCGCTTTTGGTATTAACTATTTGATGCGTAGACAGGTTTGAGCTTTTtaatctcattcttcttctgggtttgattttttttcagttgtATCTCTGAATTGGATGCATAAATTAGCGACCTTGATATGATCttttgtggtatatatatatgttcttttaaagagttgtctttttattatatttattaatgtcCTCACTGttctttcatctttgtttggatttttgtctTCCGTTGTGTTCATTTTAGTGCCAGGATGGTGTTGGTTGATAATTCTGCATGTGGACAAAATTTATAGACTTGTAATCTAATATGACTTAGTGTGTAGTGATGCGTCACTATCTGTATCCTTCAACTGTAGTTTTGCTGTTGTTATTAGTTTAGATTCATTGGCCCattttatgtgttatgtgtTAGTGACATTGTatgtttgcatttttttttttttccagggaAACTTCTCAACTGCTAGTGTTTATGCTGGAAGTAATTGTATAGAGTTAAAAGGACCACATATTATCATGGAGTTGACAGAGCTACTGAGATTTTTGACCCTCTGTATGCTTTTCTCCAAGAAGCCATTTCCCGTGTTTCTGGAGACTGCCGGTTATACTCATGAAGATGTCCTTCTTCAGAAGCCTAAAGCAGGGGTATGTCATACATATCAATGTGTTTTTCCTTCGTGCTATATTACTCATGAGTAGCTTGTTTATAGTTACTACATGCTTTCTTTTCCAGACtagaaattctttttttttgaagcaCTATATTTTCATACGTTTTGGATAGATTCTCTTAAGAACATATGTCTTTTTGGGAGGCTAACAAGTGTTTGCCTCACatcgatttttttaataacaagtATGTATTCCCCATAATGATTGATCGTCAGTGCTGTTCGTGTACTAAAGATTGGACCCAACTTGTTTCAAATAGTTTTATCGGTTGAATTgtatatttgataaaatttcTATCCTGCTGGTCAAACGGAAACTAAAAGAAAAGTGGTAGCTTGATAAGAGCTCAGTGCCAAGTGATTTGTTTCGTTGAATCTTTTATACCTTTGAGGTCTGTTTTGCTGTTTTCATTTATATCCGGAACCATGAACAATTTTATCTTGGGAACCCTGCAGATTATGCAGCCTGCCTTCACGATTATACGAGATTGCAAATCAAAATGTATCCTGCTATTGATCCGTGGCACTCATAGCATTAAAGATACATTGACAGCAGCAACTGGTGCAGTGGTCCCTTTCCATCATTCAGTTTTGCATGATGGTGGGCTAAGTAACTTAGTTTTAGGTTATGCACATTGTGGAATGGTTGCTGCAGCTCGATGGATTGCTAAACTTAGTGTTCCTTGCCTCCTCAAGGCCCTTGATGAGAATCCTAGTTTCAAGGTTCAGGTAAATGCTCTGTATTTAGCCATACATTATTGATTTACAGATTACTACTACGTCTTCTGTTNNNNNNNNNNNNNNNNNNNNNNNNNNNNNNNNNNNNNNNNNNNNNNNNNNNNNNNNNNNNNNNNNNNNNNNNNNNNNNNNNNNNNNNNNNNNNNNNNNNNNNNNNNNNNNNNNNNNNNNNNNNNNNNNNNNNNNNNNNNNNNNNNNNNNNNNNNNNNNNNNNNNNNNNNNNNNNNNNNNNNNNNNNNNNNNNNNNNNNNNNNNNNNNNNNNNNNNNNNNNNNNNNNNNNNNNNNNNNNNNNNNNNNNNNNNNNNNNNNNNNNNNNNNNNNNNNNNNNNNNNNNNNNNNNNNNNNNNNNNNNNNNNNNNNNNNNNNNNNNNNNNNNNNNNNNNNNNNNNNNNNNNNNNNNNNNNNNNNNNNNNNNNNNNNNNNNNNNNNNNNNNNNNNNNNNNNNNNNNNNNNNNNNNNNNNNNNNNNNNNNNNNNNNNNNNNNNNNNNNNNNNNNNNNNNNNNNNNNNNNNNNNNNNNNNNNNNNNNNNNNNNNNNNNNNNNNNNNNNNNNNNNNNNNNNNNNNNNNNNNNNNNNNNNNNNNNNNNNNNNNNNNNNNNNNNNNNNNNNNNNNNNNNNNNNNNNNNNNNNNNNNNNNNNNNNNNNNNNNNNNNNNNNNNNNNNNNNNNNNNNNNNNNNNNNNNNNNNNNNNNNNNNNNNNNNNNNNNNNNNNNNNNNNNNNNNNNNNNNNNNNNNNNNNNNNNNNNNNNNNNNNNNNNNNNNNNNNNNNNNNNNNNNNNNNNNNNNNNNNNNNNNNNNNNNNNNNNNNNNNNNNNNNNNNNNNNNNNNNNNNNNNNNNNNNNNNNNNNNNNNNNNNNNNNNNNNNNNNNNNNNNNNNNNNNNNNNNNNNNNNNNNNNNNNNNNNNNNNNNNNNNNNNNNNNNNNNNNNNNNNNNNNNNNNNNNNNNNNNNNNNNNNNNNNNNNNNNNNNNNNNNNNNNNNNNNNNNNNNNNNNNNNNNNNNNNNNNNNNNNNNNNNNNNNNNNNNNNNNNNNNNNNNNNNNNNNNNNNNNNNNNNNNNNNNNNNNNNNNNNNNNNNNNNNNNNNNNNNNNNNNNNNNNNNNNNNNNNNNNNNNNNNNNNNNNNNNNNNNNNNNNNNNNNNNNNNNNNNNNNNNNNNNNNNNNNNNNNNNNNNNNNNNNNNNNNNNNNNNNNNNNNNNNNNNNNNNNNNNNNNNNNNNNNNNNNNNNNNNNNNNNNNNNNNNNNNNNNNNNNNNNNNNNNNNNNNNNNNNNNNNNNNNNNNNNNNNNNNNNNNNNNNNNNNNNNNNNNNNNNNNNNNNNNNNNNNNNNNNNNNNNNNNNNNNNNNNNNNNNNNNNNNNNNNNNNNNNNNNNNNNNNNNNNNNNNNNNNNNNNNNNNNNNNNNNNNNNNNNNNNNNNNNNNNNNNNNNNNNNNNNNNNNNNNNNNNNNNNNNNNNNNNNNNNNNNNNNNNNNNNNNNNNNNNNNNNNNNNNNNNNNNNNNNNNNNNNNNNNNNNNNNNNNNNNNNNNNNNNNNNNNNNNNNNNNNNNNNNNNNNNNNNNNNNNNNNNNNNNNNNNNNNNNNNNNNNNNNNNNNNNNNNNNNNNNNNNNNNNNNNNNNNNNNNNNNNNNNNNNNNNNNNNNNNNNNNNNNNNNNNNNNNNNNNNNNNNNNNNNNNNNNNNNNNNNNNNNNNNNNNNNNNNNNNNNNNNNNNNNNNNNNNNNNNNNNNNNNNNNNNNNNNNNNNNNNNNNNNNNNNNNNNNNNNNNNNNNNNNNNNNNNNNNNNNNNNNNNNNNNNNNNNNNNNNNNNNNNNNNNNNNNNNNNNNNNNNNNNNNNNNNNNNNNNNNNNNNNNNNNNNNNNNNNNNNNNNNNNNNNNNNNNNNNNNNNNNNNNNNNNNNNNNNNNNNNNNNNNNNNNNNNNNNNNNNNNNNNNNNNNNNNNNNNNNNNNNNNNNNNNNNNNNNNNNNNNNNNNNNNNNNNNNNNNNNNNNNNNNNNNNNNNNNNNNNNNNNNNNNNNNNNNNNNNNNNNNNNNNNNNNNNNNNNNNNNNNNNNNNNNNNNNNNNNNNNNNNNNNNNNNNNNNNNNNNNNNNNNNNNNNNNNNNNNNNNNNNNNNNNNNNNNNNNNNNNNNNNNNNNNNNNNNNNNNNNNNNNNNNNNNNNNNNNNNNNNNNNNNNNNNNNNNNNNNNNNNNNNNNNNNNNNNNNNNNNNNNNNNNNNNNNNNNNNNNNNNNNNNNNNNNNNNNNNNNNNNNNNNNNNNNNNNNNNNNNNNNNNNNNNNNNNNNNNNNNNNNNNNNNNNNNNNNNNNNNNNNNNNNNNNNNNNNNNNNNNNNNNNNNNNNNNNNNNNNNNNNNNNNNNNNNNNNNNNNNNNNNNNNNNNNNNNNNNNNNNNNNNNNNNNNNNNNNNNNNNNNNNNNNNNNNNNNNNNNNNNNNNNNNNNNNNNNNNNNNNNNNNNNNNNNNNNNNNNNNNNNNNNNNNNNNNNNNNNNNNNNNNNNNNNNNNNNNNNNNNNNNNNNNNNNNNNNNNNNNNNNNNNNNNNNNNNNNNNNNNNNNNNNNNNNNNNNNNNNNNNNNNNNNNNNNNNNNNNNNNNNNNNNNNNNNNNNNNNNNNNNNNNNNNNNNNNNNNNNNNNNNNNNNNNNNNNNNNNNNNNNNNNNNNNNNNNNNNNNNNNNNNNNNNNNNNNNNNNNNNNNNNNNNNNNNNNNNNNNNNNNNNNNNNNNNNNNNNNNNNNNNNNNNNNNNNNNNNNNNNNNNNNNNNNNNNNNNNNNNNNNNNNNNNNNNNNNNNNNNNNNNNNNNNNNNNNNNNNNNNNNNNNNNNNNNNNNNNNNNNNNNNNNNNNNNNNNNNNNNNNNNNNNNNNNNNNNNNNNNNNNNNNNNNNNNNNNNNNNNNNNNNNNNNNNNNNNNNNNNNNNNNNNNNNNNNNNNNNNNNNNNNNNNNNNNNNNNNNNNNNNNNNNNNNNNNNNNNNNNNNNN from the Camelina sativa cultivar DH55 chromosome 12, Cs, whole genome shotgun sequence genome contains:
- the LOC104733604 gene encoding uncharacterized protein LOC104733604, encoding MAAGAMVTATGAVVILYLLSRRIVWARNGEDDPGGELGKSGRSGRRRIVRRPAQAPATWLETISTLSETLRFTYSETLGKWPIADLAFGINYLMRRQGNFSTASVYAGSNCIELKGPHIIMELTELLRFLTLCMLFSKKPFPVFLETAGYTHEDVLLQKPKAGIMQPAFTIIRDCKSKCILLLIRGTHSIKDTLTAATGAVVPFHHSVLHDGGLSNLVLGYAHCGMVAAARWIAKLSVPCLLKALDENPSFKVQVNALYLAIHY